One Polaribacter sp. SA4-12 genomic window carries:
- a CDS encoding response regulator transcription factor, which yields MNLKISILVADDHPLLLKGLRNELLNLNFNVLEGANNGAQALEIIAKKKPTIAILDISMPLLTGFEVIKKSKESLSTTKFIILTSYKEKGFILKAKQLNISGYLLKDEPFSEIKKCIKKVLKGEFYASSVFDDVFKNEVSPQIEKIKFLSPSERTIVRLIANENSTKQIAEILSISSRTVDKHRANIISKLDLQSDSNALSVWVSKNKDLLDLV from the coding sequence ATGAATCTTAAAATAAGTATTCTTGTTGCAGATGACCATCCTTTATTATTAAAAGGATTAAGAAATGAACTCTTAAATTTAAACTTTAATGTTTTAGAAGGTGCTAATAATGGTGCGCAAGCTTTAGAAATTATAGCTAAAAAAAAGCCAACAATTGCAATTTTAGATATTAGCATGCCTCTTTTAACAGGTTTTGAAGTGATTAAAAAAAGTAAAGAATCGTTATCAACTACAAAGTTTATAATTTTAACTTCTTATAAAGAAAAAGGATTTATTTTAAAAGCAAAACAATTAAACATTTCTGGATATTTATTAAAAGACGAACCTTTTTCAGAAATCAAAAAATGTATTAAAAAAGTATTAAAAGGGGAGTTTTATGCAAGTTCGGTTTTTGATGATGTTTTTAAAAATGAAGTTTCTCCACAAATTGAAAAAATAAAATTCCTTTCTCCTTCAGAAAGAACAATTGTAAGGTTAATTGCTAATGAAAATTCTACAAAACAAATTGCAGAAATTTTATCCATATCTTCTAGAACTGTCGATAAACATAGAGCTAATATTATCTCTAAGTTAGACTTGCAATCAGACTCAAATGCGCTCTCTGTTTGGGTAAGTAAAAATAAAGATTTATTAGATTTGGTTTAG
- a CDS encoding ATP-binding protein, translated as MIRYYLLIIIFFFDGIGYSQNTSKIEEINTYYNSGLELIDNKEYEKGLELITFGLKESENIKYKKLIGQGYFYISRYYQKKRFYLKGIAAVNKSLAIFKELNNEEEVYNCFYKLGYFYLNNDQYDKSLENYFAALKIAETNNNEDKIALNLQRIGEVYLKTPNLKKAKINFNKAIAIFTRLKNDRSVMFNLTNLGASYQKEGDLEKAIDIFKVGIQKARVLNEKRSESIFLGNIGSSYRRLERYEESLDYLFKALSIKIEQERYTSIAHTYNDISETYIAMDNLFKAKEFALKAINTAKGYSLRQERYGYFILSNIEYDLGEYKNSRNNLKAYQKIEDSIFSIGKTKSINNLQIKYETEKKSLKIEAQESNIALLDSRNKVKSQWLFFGSLGLVSGFFFITLSRSRNNAKKEKKQQEKFSQDLLMSQEKERTRIAKDLHDSVGQQLTLIKRKSQNLQQEEISIMANNALEEVRSISRDLYPVLLKQLGLTDSIEQLINDYDEQTDLFFSMDIDNVNSFFTENTSLNFYRLIQECLTNIVKHAKAKSVTINIKKENNNIVTLISDNGLGFDVNDSKKKNSLGLKTIFERIKIMNGNLSIDSKLNNGTSFIFSIPANNES; from the coding sequence ATGATAAGATATTATTTACTTATAATTATTTTCTTTTTTGATGGAATTGGCTATTCTCAAAATACATCAAAAATTGAAGAAATTAACACTTATTATAATTCTGGTTTAGAGTTAATAGATAATAAAGAGTATGAAAAAGGGCTAGAACTTATTACCTTTGGATTAAAAGAATCAGAAAATATAAAGTACAAAAAATTAATTGGGCAGGGTTATTTTTATATTTCTAGATATTATCAAAAAAAGAGGTTTTATCTAAAAGGAATTGCCGCTGTAAATAAATCTTTAGCAATTTTTAAGGAGCTGAATAACGAGGAAGAAGTTTATAACTGTTTCTACAAACTTGGTTATTTCTATTTAAACAATGATCAATATGATAAATCATTAGAGAATTATTTTGCTGCATTAAAAATTGCAGAAACTAATAATAACGAAGATAAGATTGCGCTAAATCTACAGAGAATTGGTGAGGTTTATTTAAAGACACCAAATTTAAAAAAAGCAAAAATCAATTTTAATAAAGCGATTGCAATTTTTACAAGATTGAAAAATGATCGAAGTGTAATGTTTAATCTAACTAATTTAGGTGCAAGTTATCAAAAAGAAGGAGATTTAGAAAAGGCAATCGACATTTTTAAAGTGGGTATACAAAAGGCTAGAGTGTTAAACGAAAAAAGAAGTGAATCTATTTTTCTAGGTAATATTGGTTCCTCATATAGAAGACTTGAGCGGTATGAAGAGTCTTTAGATTATCTTTTTAAAGCATTATCAATAAAAATAGAACAAGAAAGATATACAAGTATAGCACATACTTATAATGATATTTCTGAGACATATATAGCGATGGATAACCTTTTTAAAGCTAAAGAGTTTGCTTTAAAAGCTATAAACACAGCTAAAGGATATAGTTTGCGTCAAGAAAGGTATGGGTATTTTATTTTATCTAATATCGAGTATGATTTAGGTGAATATAAAAATTCTCGCAATAATTTAAAAGCCTATCAGAAAATAGAAGACAGTATATTTTCAATAGGAAAAACGAAAAGTATCAATAATTTACAGATTAAATATGAAACTGAAAAAAAGAGCTTAAAAATTGAAGCTCAAGAAAGCAATATTGCATTGTTAGATTCTAGAAACAAGGTTAAGAGCCAATGGTTGTTTTTTGGTAGTTTAGGTCTTGTGTCTGGTTTCTTTTTTATTACTTTATCTAGGTCTAGAAATAATGCTAAAAAGGAAAAGAAACAGCAAGAAAAGTTTTCTCAAGATTTGTTAATGTCACAAGAAAAAGAAAGAACAAGAATTGCAAAAGACTTACATGATAGTGTAGGGCAGCAATTAACATTGATTAAAAGGAAATCTCAAAATTTACAACAAGAAGAAATAAGTATAATGGCTAATAATGCATTAGAAGAAGTAAGGAGCATTTCTAGAGATTTATATCCTGTTTTACTAAAACAGTTGGGGTTAACAGATAGCATAGAGCAGTTAATTAATGATTATGATGAGCAAACTGACTTGTTTTTTTCTATGGATATTGATAATGTCAATAGTTTTTTTACAGAAAACACCAGTTTAAACTTTTATAGATTAATTCAAGAATGTTTAACCAACATTGTAAAACATGCAAAAGCAAAGTCGGTAACTATAAACATTAAAAAAGAAAATAATAATATTGTTACTTTAATATCTGATAATGGATTAGGTTTTGATGTAAATGACAGTAAAAAGAAAAATAGCTTAGGTTTAAAAACTATCTTTGAGAGAATTAAAATTATGAATGGTAATTTGTCTATTGATAGTAAATTAAATAACGGAACTAGTTTTATCTTTTCTATACCTGCAAATAATGAATCTTAA